Part of the Pangasianodon hypophthalmus isolate fPanHyp1 chromosome 9, fPanHyp1.pri, whole genome shotgun sequence genome is shown below.
TAGCTGCTCCGATCTGTCAAACCGCAAAAAAGCAGAACTCACCTCTGCCTGCAGGTGTAGAGCTGGGTGATGATTCGGCTCTTTCCTCAGGGCTTACATGTTGACTTAAAGGGATTTTTTCACCAGCAGGAGCGTTTAAAGCTTCCTCTATGGACATGCCCTGGATTACTGATTGCCTTATTCCAGCTGAATCAAATCCGATTTCCTTCAGCTGTGGTCCTGTAGCCTTCAgcgtgcaaagaaatgcaattGAAATggtttaaacaatttttttgacAAAGGACATTATTTGAGTTATGGCAGACATTTCGTACTTGCTGAGCCTTTGTTGAGGAAAGCAGTTGTAAAGAATCCATGTGGTGTGACAGAATGCTGTAGTCATCTCCAATCATTTGCTGGTTCATACTGAAATCAGCTGCAACAATAATAAGTGTTGTACCTTTAAGCTATAATCGCATACGCTTTAAAAGTAATGATGATCTTTATTAAGTCTTTCTTTTATATTACTCACCATTTTCCCATTGGCCCCTAGTCTCCTGTCTGCAGTGCTCTTCAAGGAACTCCAAAATGACTTCCAGATCTGTCTGATAGGTCTGTGACATATTCTGTTCAAGAATACACACAGCTTTGtatctttcagaaaaaaaaaacagaaattctaACATTAGAATGGACATAAGACAAGCCATTTACCATGTCGTTCTGCCACTACACCAGGTCTGTTCGCGTCACTTTCGATTGTGtagttacagtttttttaagCTAATCTCCATTAATTAAAATCAATAGTAATTATGAAAGTACCAGTATGATGACTTACAAACTAAAACCCACACTAATTAAAATGTCCTGGACTGAATGCAGCTGTTATTGTGGTACTGATCCACGCTGAGTCTCTGACCCCCTCTTAATAAGCTCCATGCAGGGGAGTGGACTGCCTCCCAGTCATGATCTACAACCTTCATGACAAAAGTGGTCTCTCAGAGACCCCAAACTTTCAAACACCTTCGACAAGCAGGCACAGCACCCCAACCACCATAACAGTGGAAGCCACTGATCTCCGTCTCACACACCTCCCTGACTTTGTAAgcattatgtagtcccttgacCACATCCTCCTCCTAACTGAGCGAGATAAGGGTACTGCCACCACGCTACACACCCTCATTCTGGAGCACAACATAGTTTCACTAAATATCTTTCATCTTAAAGATAAAAATTCCTCCCTTCGGTCACACATAATCATAGTGCAGTAAGGCCCTCGGACACGTTTTACTGCATACTTATGTATTCAGACATGCAAATATAGGGAGATAGATTACTATATGtttattagatagatagatagatagatagatagataaactttattgatcctgaGGGAAATTGCAGCATTAGAATGATAAAATAGTATGTGCTATTTAGTCATGTATCTGTCTTCTTCCTTCTCTCCCCttcactctctcttctctcttgactgcttcatttatCTTGAATAAAACTCTGACTGACAAAGAAGTGAAGACATTATGTGTGAAAGTTAATCCTGCAACACGAACCAGATCTTTTGAACACTGGAAAATAGGtacagttttattttgaaagtttacaaaaattaaataaagcatgTTCATGGTCATGTTCATTCGAAACTAatatttacttcagttttttttttcaagtacaaGTTTTCAGTGAAATACAGTGCATAGGAATTTACAATTTCAGACATAAACAAGCTCCCATTagcaaataataattaataaatgcgTTTACTCGTTTTACACATCAGTAGGATCTGTTCATGCTCTGTATGTACATCCCTGTGCTAGTCAGGACTACGTAACATGTTTCAGTCAGGTTTATTGCGTAGCATTTAATGCCCTTTGGGAGTTTTACAGGCAGGTGTGCACTGTCAGGGAATGTCTTACAGTTTTCCCATCACTGAGATGGATCATGTGTTTTCAGGCCTTCTGTTGACGTTAGTGCAGAAGTGAAGTCGTACTCTGCAGGGTAAGGGCACTGTGCGTACCAGCTGTGCCAGTCAGCTCCAGCTGAGCAGTAGTAGCCCTGTTCAGGGATTTGGTGGTGAGGAATAAGCTCTTGTGTTGAGGGAACAGATGCGGTCATGGTCTCCAGTCTCTGCAGGATCAGCGGGTTAAACTGGTAGGTGAGCTTGCGGCGCACTTTGACAATCTCGCCTGTGCGGCTGTAGTTGCGTAGCGCCCGGGCCATTTTCTGGTAGGTCATGGCTTTGCGGTTGCCCTTGCGCTGGCCCCAGCACTCAGccagcttttctttgtttttggaGATGAAGTGGAATGTCCCGGTGCCACGGTCCGTCCACTGGATGGAGTCGACCATGCTGGCATCGTGCAGCGCTTCATGAAGGTATTCATACAGACGCAGCTTCTTACGGCCTAAGTAATGTAGACAGAGGAcaggacttaaaaaaaaaaaaaagcactcttTCCATTCCTATAGAATTATTGACTATGCTGATAATACTTATAAtacttatatattataattacagattattttgtatattttatatttaaattttataaaccTACTTGTAGGTTAAAGCAGTGGTCACCAACCATCCTTCTGGAGATATGTCTCCCTACAGAGTTCTGATTCAGTTAACCCTTTAAACTCCCAGGATCTGTCAGTGGATCCACACTTAAGTTCCTAAGAACTTTTTTATATAAGCTTCACTGTAGTTGCTGAATAATAGGATTTAAAGTCAATAATAATCTAAGTCTTCTGGACAGACTGAAGAGTTGGGTCAGGTATACTGTAGCAGACCTGGGCTGGAACGCAACTCTGTAGGAAGCTGGATCTCCAGAACAGAAGGCTTGGTGACCATCTGAATAAAGATCCTAATCCTAAGGCAAGTTTACTCGATCTTTGTTGGCTCCTGACTCAGAAAATCCTAAAGAGAGAtaaagcagggaaaaaaacaaatgaaaaggaGCCTCACCTTTTCGGAGCCGTTCAGGTATTATTGGGTAAAGCACTGAAGGCTCAGGGGTTCCCCATGGAGACGCCTCTGGTACCACATGAGACCATGACTtagggaacacagagagaaggagCTCAATCACAAAAACATTCTGAAGTAGCACGGCGAATATTGTACTTTTATAGAACTGCACACTTACTGATGCTTCGCCCCAGTCGTACGCGGCAGATGATCCTGCAGAGTGAGGCGTGTAGCGGTAACAAGACACTGAGTATTGCACAGAAGAATCACGACTTCTGATATTCTCAATGTATTTACTGTCTgaaggaaaggagagagaaacaatCATTagcaattaaacacacacacacacacacgcaacaaaATCCTTTCTTTCAGCTAAAATCAAAATATAGTTTTTGAAGTTACCTGTGTCGTAGTAGAAGATTTCTGAGTGTCGCTGCATCACATCAATGGCATCCTGAAAATCCTGATTAATGTCATTATCCAGAGGTCCCTGcttaaaatcaaatgaaatttaaaaagattatttacaaaacaattCTGGTTATTATGGCATGTTAttgaatcacatttttttaccTGGCGAATTAAACTAATCTGTCTTTCTTACAGTTTCTAAAACTCACCATTTTGCCACTTGTGTTCACTGTGTTCAATCCAGGTGTGCTCCAGCAGGTTATGTTTTAACTGTTCTGCCGATTATTTTCAAACGGTCAtatgtgaggttttttttcgAACAACAAGTGATTTTTATAGTCTGCCCAAGCTAACGGGGTGTAATGTTCTCAGGTCAATTTAAATGTGGCAACGTCAAACTTCTTATGGTGCAACCCATTATGTAGTACTTCTCTTTTTGGAAATACAGACCGGGAGGACTACGACAATCACATTATCTCCTAATCTccgtcagaaaaaaaaacaaaaaactgcacCTCGAAACCATTACTTTGTTCAGGAATCATATTTGCATTTCTGGTTTTGATGCTTAAGGGCACTTGTTCATGAACGCCATCGTAACTTAGACGTACTTTAAATCACAGACAGCTTTTCTTAGTACTAAGAATCTCTTATTTCTCAAATAAAGACAATTAAAGTGCGTTGGATTAATGCACAAGTATGTCTATGGGAGTAACTTGCTCTCTGTGGAATAAATGGACATTGTGCAGTGTTTTAACTGGAGTGTGGTATAAAAGCGTATTATTTCACCAAGGTTTTAAAACAAATCCACtgaaaaatgtatgaatgcatGTTTTGCTGAATGTACAGCCATTTTGGAGTgtgcatatttctttttttttcagatgaggaaaaaaaaaaaacctttcacccatgtatacacatttttaggccactgttttaattttaattctgtgTACATGCTATTTCCATTTTACCCTAGTAATATTTTAGCCATATTCAAAATTTTTCCAAATACATTGGCCAGTTTATTTCttacaaccaaaaaaacaagttttaaaTATCAACCGGCTGGCTGGGAAGTTCCCCTTTCACGTTTGCAGAGCGTAAAAGAATAGATGAGCCGAGATAAAAGGGGGTGAGAGGGAGATTACAGAACCACGCCGAGATTATTGCTATTCAGTACTGACAGGAACTAACAAAGGACAGCAATCAGTTAAACACTGCATTCTGTGCAAATGTAAATTATTAGAAACGGTGTATGCCATGGCGCAGTAAAAGCGATTTGAATAAGGAACACATGATGATATTGTTATCACAAAACCACactgtgtatctgtgtctggaaaaaaatatagtATTTTGTGGTATTGTTTCCTGCCTGCACTCAGTGATAAACTACAAGGTTAGCAGCCATGGTAAGCTCTACTTTTTCCACTTGTGGTAAGATTGAGCCTGCTGTAAATCACCATAAATCTCAAGACAGGAATTGTCACATTGTTTCAGTGCCATTATTCAATAAATATGAAAGAATATTCAacatctctttctgtttttttttttgttgttgttgaaacaCTGGCCTGTAGCCAAGGATTTGAGTATCATTGTTTAATAACTACACTcaataagcactttattaggaacacctgtacaccgactcattcatgcagttatctaatcatcatcagccaatcatgtggcaaaagtgcaatgcataaactcatgcagatacagatcaagcacttcagttaatgttcacatcaaacatcagaatggggaaaaaatgtgatctgtgaTCTTGACTGTGGTGTGATTGTTGGtcctggtttaagtatttcataaactgttgatctcctgggaatttcacacacaacagcctctagagtttactcagaatggtgcaataaagaaaaaacatccagtgagcagcagccCTACGGACGGAAATTCCTTATTGGTGAGAGACGTCAAGGGAGAATGAAcaaactggtttgagctgacgaaaggctacagtaattcaGATAGCcactctatacaattgtggtgagcagaaaagcatctcagaatgcacaacacgtcgaacctagaggcggatgagctacaacagcagaagaccccaCCGGGtgccacttctgtcagccaggaacagaaagctgaggctgcagagGGCACGGGCTcagcaaaactggacagttgaagactggagaaATGTAGCcgggtctgatgaatcttgatttcttctgagacacacagatggtagggtcagaatttggtgcaaacagcatgaatccatggacccaacctgccttgtgtcaccagtccaggctggtggaggtggtgtaatggtgtggggaatgttttcttgccactatttgggcccgttaataatcaatcaatcatggcctgaatgccacagcctatttgagtattgcaGCTGAACATGTGCAGCCCTTTATAGGCCCAATTTCCCCACTTTCTAATGGCTACTAACAGCATGATGATGCACCACATCAAAAAGCAAAAGTCgcctcaaactggtttcatgaacatgacgaAGAGTTCAGCGTTCTTCAGTGGctttcccagtcaccagatctgaatccaatagaacacctttgggatgaggtagaacgggagattcgcagcatgaaagtactcctgaaaaatctgcaggattTGCAATCATCTCAACacggaccagaatctcaaaggaatgtttccaacatcttgcggaatccatgccacgaagaattgaggctgttttaaGGGAGGCCTCACCCGGTagtagtatagtgttcctaataaagtgctcagtgagtgtgtgtgcgtgggtgtgtgcaCGTGGGAAAGTGTATGCGTACACGTGCGGGTGCTGGAGGGAGGGTGTGTGTCTGCCAAAGTGTTTACAGTTTACACCAACCTGCAGTGAGTATTTTATCTCCTCTAACAAAGAACCGCTTTCCTTCCCCTTCTTTGCGAGCCCTATTCAAAAGGCTTATTAACGCCAAAGCCCATGTAGGAAGGCGTGTGTAACCGCAACACACCTCCCCACATTCAACTTCTTTATTTACTGGC
Proteins encoded:
- the spi2 gene encoding transcription factor Spi-C isoform X2, giving the protein MSQTYQTDLEVILEFLEEHCRQETRGQWENADFSMNQQMIGDDYSILSHHMDSLQLLSSTKAQQATGPQLKEIGFDSAGIRQSVIQGMSIEEALNAPAGEKIPLSQHVSPEERAESSPSSTPAGRGKKLRLFHFLFEMLEDPGMAHCLSWVPASVGVFRFSSTYKEHVAALWGQRKGNRRPMTYQKMSRALRNYTRSGEIIKVRKKLTYQFSGATLTTLRSQQRMKNA
- the spi2 gene encoding ETS-related transcription factor Elf-5 isoform X1 translates to MNMSQTYQTDLEVILEFLEEHCRQETRGQWENADFSMNQQMIGDDYSILSHHMDSLQLLSSTKAQQATGPQLKEIGFDSAGIRQSVIQGMSIEEALNAPAGEKIPLSQHVSPEERAESSPSSTPAGRGKKLRLFHFLFEMLEDPGMAHCLSWVPASVGVFRFSSTYKEHVAALWGQRKGNRRPMTYQKMSRALRNYTRSGEIIKVRKKLTYQFSGATLTTLRSQQRMKNA
- the spic gene encoding transcription factor Spi-C isoform X1, whose translation is MQGPLDNDINQDFQDAIDVMQRHSEIFYYDTDSKYIENIRSRDSSVQYSVSCYRYTPHSAGSSAAYDWGEASSWSHVVPEASPWGTPEPSVLYPIIPERLRKGRKKLRLYEYLHEALHDASMVDSIQWTDRGTGTFHFISKNKEKLAECWGQRKGNRKAMTYQKMARALRNYSRTGEIVKVRRKLTYQFNPLILQRLETMTASVPSTQELIPHHQIPEQGYYCSAGADWHSWYAQCPYPAEYDFTSALTSTEGLKTHDPSQ
- the spic gene encoding transcription factor Spi-C isoform X2 — protein: MGPLDNDINQDFQDAIDVMQRHSEIFYYDTDSKYIENIRSRDSSVQYSVSCYRYTPHSAGSSAAYDWGEASSWSHVVPEASPWGTPEPSVLYPIIPERLRKGRKKLRLYEYLHEALHDASMVDSIQWTDRGTGTFHFISKNKEKLAECWGQRKGNRKAMTYQKMARALRNYSRTGEIVKVRRKLTYQFNPLILQRLETMTASVPSTQELIPHHQIPEQGYYCSAGADWHSWYAQCPYPAEYDFTSALTSTEGLKTHDPSQ